A genomic region of Gemmata massiliana contains the following coding sequences:
- a CDS encoding AAA domain-containing protein, whose translation MALIHIDPVPPRCSPGVVLSFVCTGGKLDSKHIGKIAFVGRGATVEVPDAKAAALVNALDGATLQAKPVRVRFAGKADFTDANHLANLSNLLDLEAKAEQEEARRRAQAEEGSPVGDGTTLTKLVLRDSEFGLGGRLLLTFGRKTLNEALPPSRLGPGSPVVLNQTNVNRRMPSYRGVIYDRDTATIGVAIDPPDDELSDEAVWRLDLSPDEVSRLRQQDALRRAASATGDRLAELRDVLLGEQRQPNPLTPFPKKEGGTEPNTENTNLSVPVLSPSPLGGGVGEGFFSPFPSGRGDGGVGSANDSPFLEGEGTGGDSALALNPPQRAAVEFALAAKDFAIIHGPPGTGKTTTVVEFIREAVARGDTVLACAPSNHAVDNLLEKLLAVGELPVRLGHPARVMPELRARAIDILAEKHPDARQARKIARDAFALFRQADKWTREKPQPGEKAALRREARDMLGEARKLEALAVERVLDEAKIICATLTGLDSQLLGQRRFDIAVIDEACQSTEPAAWVPLLRANKLILAGDHCQLPPTIISPEAAERGLAISLMERLVRQFGPDVSRLLTVQHRMNAAIMGFSNQEFYDGNLIAHESVAGHRLCDLPNVTTDPLTETPVQFIDTAGASYDEELEEDTGSRRNVQEASLAVKKVRALLAAGVEASQIGIITPYRAQVRLLRERIGDVPGLEIDSVDGFQGREKEAIVVSLVRSNNEGEIGFLADTRRTNVALTRARRKLLVIGDSATLANDPFYQRMLTYFEEIGAMSSVWEETE comes from the coding sequence ATGGCCCTGATTCACATTGATCCCGTTCCACCACGCTGCTCTCCCGGCGTGGTGCTTTCGTTTGTTTGCACGGGCGGGAAGCTCGATAGCAAGCACATCGGCAAGATCGCGTTCGTCGGGCGCGGGGCCACGGTCGAAGTGCCGGACGCGAAGGCCGCCGCGCTCGTGAACGCCCTTGATGGGGCCACGCTCCAAGCCAAACCGGTGCGGGTTCGCTTCGCGGGCAAGGCCGACTTTACCGACGCGAACCACCTCGCGAATCTCTCCAACCTCCTCGATCTCGAAGCGAAGGCCGAACAGGAAGAGGCTCGGCGCCGCGCGCAAGCCGAAGAGGGATCGCCTGTTGGCGACGGGACCACGCTCACCAAGCTGGTGCTGCGCGACTCTGAATTCGGACTCGGCGGGCGGCTCTTGCTCACGTTCGGCCGCAAAACGCTAAACGAAGCGCTTCCACCCTCGCGCCTCGGACCGGGTTCACCCGTCGTACTCAATCAGACGAACGTAAACCGCCGGATGCCGTCGTACCGAGGCGTGATCTACGACCGCGACACCGCGACCATCGGCGTCGCCATCGACCCGCCCGACGACGAACTTTCCGACGAAGCCGTTTGGCGCCTCGACCTGTCACCGGACGAAGTTTCGCGTCTGCGACAGCAAGACGCCCTGCGCCGGGCTGCCAGCGCGACCGGCGATCGGCTGGCGGAGTTGCGCGACGTGCTGTTGGGGGAGCAAAGGCAACCTAACCCCCTAACCCCCTTCCCTAAAAAGGAAGGGGGAACAGAACCAAATACAGAAAACACAAATCTGTCAGTGCCTGTATTAAGCCCCTCTCCCCTTGGGGGAGGGGTTGGGGAGGGGTTCTTCTCCCCCTTCCCTTCAGGGAGGGGGGACGGGGGGGTAGGTTCTGCCAATGACTCCCCCTTCCTTGAAGGGGAGGGGACGGGGGGAGATTCCGCCCTCGCTCTCAACCCGCCTCAGCGTGCTGCGGTCGAGTTCGCGTTGGCGGCGAAGGATTTCGCGATCATTCACGGTCCGCCGGGAACGGGCAAAACCACGACCGTTGTGGAGTTCATTCGCGAAGCAGTGGCGCGCGGGGATACCGTTCTGGCGTGCGCGCCGAGTAACCACGCGGTCGATAACCTGCTCGAAAAGCTGCTCGCGGTGGGCGAACTCCCGGTCCGGCTCGGGCACCCGGCCCGCGTGATGCCGGAGCTGCGTGCGCGGGCCATCGACATCCTCGCGGAGAAACATCCCGACGCGCGGCAAGCGCGCAAAATCGCACGCGATGCGTTCGCGCTATTCCGGCAGGCCGATAAGTGGACGCGCGAGAAACCGCAACCGGGGGAAAAGGCCGCGCTCCGGCGCGAAGCACGCGACATGCTCGGCGAAGCACGTAAACTCGAAGCACTCGCGGTCGAGCGCGTGCTGGACGAGGCCAAAATCATCTGCGCCACGCTCACCGGGTTGGACAGCCAGCTTTTGGGCCAGCGCCGGTTCGATATCGCGGTGATTGACGAAGCGTGCCAGTCCACCGAGCCGGCGGCGTGGGTGCCGCTCCTGCGCGCGAACAAGCTCATTCTGGCGGGGGATCATTGCCAGCTTCCCCCGACGATCATTTCACCGGAGGCAGCCGAACGCGGACTCGCGATCAGCCTCATGGAACGGCTCGTGCGGCAGTTCGGGCCGGACGTGTCGCGCCTGCTCACCGTGCAGCACCGGATGAACGCCGCGATTATGGGCTTCTCGAATCAGGAGTTCTACGACGGTAACTTGATCGCGCACGAGAGCGTCGCGGGGCACCGCTTGTGCGATTTGCCGAACGTGACCACCGATCCGCTCACCGAAACGCCGGTGCAGTTCATTGACACGGCCGGCGCGAGTTACGACGAGGAACTCGAAGAGGACACCGGCAGTCGGCGCAACGTGCAAGAAGCCTCCCTCGCGGTGAAAAAGGTCCGCGCGCTGCTCGCCGCGGGGGTAGAAGCGTCCCAAATCGGCATTATTACGCCGTATCGGGCACAAGTTCGATTATTGCGCGAACGTATCGGCGACGTGCCGGGTCTGGAGATCGATAGCGTAGACGGCTTCCAGGGGCGCGAGAAGGAAGCGATCGTCGTTTCGCTCGTGCGGTCCAACAACGAGGGCGAAATCGGCTTCCTGGCGGACACCCGGCGCACGAACGTCGCCCTCACCCGCGCGCGCCGAAAGTTACTCGTCATCGGCGACAGCGCGACCCTCGCGAACGACCCGTTCTACCAGCGAATGCTGACGTACTTTGAAGAGATCGGTGCGATGAGCAGCGTGTGGGAAGAGACGGAGTGA
- a CDS encoding Nif3-like dinuclear metal center hexameric protein — MPTVAECAAHLDRFAPCGTAADWDNVGLLLGDPSSAVQRVMTCLTLTPDVAEEAVRERANLIVSHHPVLFRGAKKLTTATPDGQVVVPLLRAGIAVYSPHTAFDNCAGGINDGLCQKLGVVNATPLRPREARRQCKLVVFVPEADLSKVSDALFAAGAGVIGQYNECSFRLAGTGTFFGTDSTNPTVGQKGRREDVSEWRLEVVVPESLVSGAIAAMRRAHSYEEPAFDVYPLKPGTSGGEGRIGELEQPTTLGELAKRTKTLLKASALQVVGDVNRTVRTVALACGAAGEFLSDAIKRKADVFLTGEVRFHDALTARGANVALILPGHYATERPAVEDLATKLASDWAGVTAWASQAERDPLQSV, encoded by the coding sequence ATGCCTACGGTTGCTGAGTGCGCGGCTCACCTCGATCGATTCGCTCCGTGCGGTACCGCTGCGGATTGGGACAACGTCGGGCTATTGTTGGGCGACCCGAGTTCGGCCGTTCAGCGCGTGATGACGTGCCTCACGCTCACGCCCGACGTGGCCGAAGAAGCTGTCCGCGAGCGCGCGAATCTGATCGTTTCGCACCACCCAGTGCTGTTCCGCGGCGCGAAGAAGCTCACTACCGCTACGCCCGACGGCCAGGTCGTGGTGCCGCTGTTACGGGCGGGGATCGCGGTGTACTCGCCGCACACCGCGTTCGATAACTGCGCGGGTGGGATCAACGACGGCTTGTGTCAAAAGCTCGGCGTGGTGAATGCGACCCCGCTGCGCCCGCGCGAGGCCCGGCGTCAGTGCAAGCTCGTCGTCTTCGTGCCGGAAGCCGATCTGTCGAAGGTGTCAGACGCCCTTTTTGCGGCCGGTGCAGGCGTCATCGGGCAGTACAACGAGTGCAGCTTCCGGCTCGCGGGCACGGGCACCTTTTTCGGGACCGACTCGACCAACCCGACCGTCGGGCAGAAGGGCCGTCGCGAGGACGTGAGCGAGTGGCGCCTGGAAGTGGTTGTGCCGGAATCGCTCGTCTCCGGGGCGATCGCGGCCATGCGCCGGGCTCACAGTTACGAGGAGCCGGCGTTCGACGTGTACCCACTGAAACCGGGCACCAGTGGCGGTGAGGGGCGCATCGGCGAACTGGAGCAACCTACGACGCTGGGCGAACTTGCGAAACGCACCAAGACCTTGCTGAAGGCGTCCGCGTTGCAAGTGGTGGGCGATGTGAACCGCACGGTACGAACAGTCGCGCTCGCGTGCGGGGCGGCGGGGGAGTTTTTATCCGACGCGATCAAACGGAAGGCGGACGTATTTCTCACGGGAGAAGTGCGGTTCCACGACGCGCTGACCGCACGCGGAGCGAACGTCGCGCTCATTCTTCCGGGGCACTACGCGACCGAGCGCCCGGCCGTCGAAGACCTGGCCACGAAGCTCGCTTCCGACTGGGCTGGAGTGACAGCGTGGGCGAGTCAGGCTGAGCGAGACCCGCTCCAAAGTGTGTAG
- a CDS encoding RNA polymerase sigma factor codes for MPIESPRPLTQQLLRVVLGTSDVSDRDLLARFVAARDEEAFAEIVRRHGPMVLAACRRVTGRPHDAEDAFQAAFLVLARRAGHLTRPELLANWLYGVACRTALDARASRRRAEEHVVSSAPEPAAPHSRDDSADLRHVIDEELAKLPDKYRTAVVLCDLEGLPRNAAATQLGIPEGTLSSRLAHARKVLADRLARRGVTASLTAISAVIGRDSLATVIPHTLSHTTVYAATRFVPGGVVPPGVSPAVSSLTDGVLKTMLATRLRQAFGIGLLACGLIGVGGALAQQLRVPVQDQDPLVAPVLDDREVDVAQPKTAPKKIAAKGVEDDDVPYATFPTQAVVRLEEGKLIVRQRVSSYGAVAERTDNGGYVTVYQHKSGVHAKTHDPADIAVFDMKGNRLAQKVWKETLKNDVHALITNDGKLPNPRELALFKQDTLLIVLPAPTGYYPMSGSGAATYAPAEGFAPPVARPGTILPPTPSRQPVRPTRPSTPAPDSAPPSTTLPAPTIPAGGQDLIPSSNTPVFPVPTGNSVPAGNPVPAGNPAPIGNPDRIPPSNIPPSMTPGEGQDLLPTTTPTSM; via the coding sequence ATGCCAATCGAGTCGCCGCGTCCGCTTACCCAACAGTTGCTCCGCGTCGTGCTCGGCACGTCCGACGTGTCCGATCGCGATTTGCTCGCTCGCTTCGTCGCCGCCCGCGACGAGGAGGCGTTCGCGGAGATCGTGCGCCGGCACGGGCCAATGGTTCTGGCCGCGTGTCGACGGGTAACCGGGCGCCCGCACGACGCAGAGGATGCGTTCCAGGCGGCGTTCTTAGTGTTAGCTCGCCGGGCCGGGCACCTGACCCGGCCGGAGCTACTCGCCAACTGGCTTTACGGCGTCGCGTGCCGCACCGCGCTGGATGCCCGCGCCTCGCGCCGCCGGGCCGAGGAGCACGTTGTGTCTTCCGCACCTGAACCGGCCGCGCCGCACTCGCGGGACGATAGCGCGGACCTGCGGCACGTGATCGACGAGGAACTGGCGAAACTGCCGGACAAGTACCGCACGGCGGTCGTGCTGTGCGACCTCGAAGGGCTCCCCCGGAACGCCGCGGCCACGCAACTGGGCATCCCCGAAGGAACGCTATCGAGCCGACTGGCGCACGCACGCAAGGTGCTGGCCGACCGGCTCGCCCGGCGCGGCGTTACGGCGAGCCTCACCGCGATCAGCGCCGTCATCGGGCGCGACTCGCTGGCGACCGTTATCCCGCACACCCTGAGTCACACAACCGTTTACGCGGCCACGCGATTCGTACCCGGCGGGGTCGTCCCACCGGGAGTATCCCCGGCCGTTTCTTCCCTCACCGACGGAGTGCTGAAGACCATGCTCGCAACTCGTTTACGACAAGCATTCGGAATCGGCCTGCTGGCCTGCGGGCTGATCGGCGTCGGCGGCGCGCTGGCCCAACAGCTCCGCGTGCCCGTGCAAGACCAAGATCCCCTGGTCGCACCCGTGCTCGACGACCGGGAAGTGGACGTGGCCCAGCCGAAGACCGCACCGAAGAAGATCGCGGCGAAGGGCGTCGAGGACGACGACGTGCCCTACGCCACGTTCCCGACGCAAGCGGTTGTGCGCCTCGAAGAGGGCAAACTGATCGTGCGCCAGCGCGTGTCCTCATACGGTGCGGTCGCCGAAAGGACCGACAACGGGGGGTACGTGACGGTCTATCAGCACAAATCCGGTGTGCACGCTAAAACCCACGACCCGGCCGACATCGCTGTGTTCGACATGAAGGGCAACCGGCTCGCGCAAAAAGTGTGGAAAGAAACGCTCAAAAATGACGTTCACGCACTCATCACCAACGACGGGAAACTCCCGAACCCGCGCGAACTGGCGCTCTTCAAGCAGGACACGCTGCTGATCGTACTCCCGGCGCCGACGGGCTACTACCCGATGTCGGGCAGCGGGGCAGCCACTTACGCCCCCGCCGAGGGCTTCGCTCCTCCGGTGGCCCGCCCCGGAACGATTCTCCCACCGACGCCGTCGCGCCAGCCGGTTCGCCCCACACGGCCGTCGACACCGGCACCGGATAGCGCCCCGCCTTCGACGACTCTGCCCGCTCCGACGATCCCCGCAGGGGGCCAGGATCTGATCCCGTCCTCAAATACCCCGGTGTTCCCAGTGCCGACGGGAAACTCGGTGCCCGCGGGGAACCCGGTTCCGGCAGGGAATCCGGCGCCGATCGGGAACCCGGACCGAATCCCGCCCTCGAACATCCCCCCGAGCATGACCCCAGGCGAGGGGCAAGACCTGTTGCCGACGACCACGCCGACCTCGATGTAA
- a CDS encoding M28 family peptidase, translated as MALRAPSARALLPAVIGGLCFLLLKTDARSAAPVEEAPAPRMAAADVDQALISEIKARSEIMKNLQYLSDQIGGRLTGSASLERANKWTAEKMKEYGLENVRLEPWEIPYGWQRGKAEMKIVEPNNGRTLMIASYGWAPGTKGKVTGDVVILKGRNKADLQAYKGKLKNAIVMVSPPANVKPITDLSYGAGAPRKEPSKDAPKKDEPKKDEPKKEELKKEDPKKDSASTSEDIGAGSWIREEQQPGFGFAGEMRAFAKEEGAACEITDSAKPHGLLVTTGGWRGDRATAESGMARVFMAHEHYALLYRLASREKETTRVEVEIENKFIPGPIVVYNTIGEVRGSEKPDEIVVVGAHLDSWELGSGTTDNGTGSCVVLETARTVAKLAKDGQQPKRTIRFCLFTGEEQGLYGSKKYVEKHKEDMPKHSVALVHDTGTGKVLGFGTQGRKNIIPILEPQLESLKAIDGWKGLDTAGMGGTDHLPFESAGVPGFACKQDMDEYRFTHHTQSDTFDKAKEPNLLQGAQVMAVTAVRVANLPELLPRK; from the coding sequence ATGGCACTGCGCGCCCCGTCTGCCCGCGCTTTGTTACCCGCCGTAATCGGTGGGTTGTGTTTCCTTCTCTTGAAGACCGATGCCCGGTCCGCGGCTCCGGTCGAAGAGGCGCCGGCCCCGCGCATGGCGGCGGCCGATGTGGATCAGGCGCTCATTTCGGAGATCAAAGCGCGCTCCGAGATCATGAAGAACCTCCAGTACCTCTCCGACCAGATCGGCGGCCGGTTGACCGGGTCCGCGAGCCTGGAAAGAGCGAACAAGTGGACCGCGGAGAAGATGAAGGAGTACGGCCTGGAGAACGTGCGCCTGGAACCGTGGGAGATCCCCTACGGCTGGCAGCGCGGCAAGGCCGAGATGAAAATCGTCGAACCCAACAACGGGCGCACGCTGATGATCGCGTCCTACGGCTGGGCGCCCGGCACGAAGGGCAAGGTGACCGGCGACGTGGTGATCCTCAAGGGTCGCAACAAGGCCGACCTCCAGGCGTACAAGGGCAAGCTGAAGAACGCGATTGTCATGGTCTCACCCCCCGCGAACGTGAAGCCGATCACCGACCTCAGCTACGGTGCAGGCGCTCCACGCAAAGAGCCGTCCAAGGACGCTCCGAAGAAGGATGAGCCGAAGAAAGACGAACCGAAGAAAGAGGAACTCAAGAAGGAAGACCCGAAAAAGGACTCGGCTTCGACGAGCGAGGACATCGGCGCCGGTTCGTGGATTCGCGAAGAGCAACAGCCCGGCTTCGGGTTCGCGGGCGAGATGCGCGCGTTCGCGAAGGAAGAGGGCGCGGCGTGCGAAATCACCGATTCGGCCAAGCCGCACGGGTTGCTCGTGACCACCGGCGGGTGGCGCGGGGACCGGGCCACGGCCGAGAGCGGCATGGCCCGCGTGTTCATGGCCCACGAGCACTACGCCCTCCTGTACCGGCTCGCGTCCCGTGAGAAGGAAACGACCCGCGTCGAGGTGGAGATCGAGAACAAGTTCATCCCCGGCCCGATCGTCGTTTACAACACGATCGGTGAGGTCCGCGGGAGCGAGAAGCCGGACGAAATCGTGGTCGTCGGCGCGCACCTCGACTCGTGGGAACTGGGCAGCGGCACCACCGACAACGGCACCGGGAGCTGCGTCGTTCTCGAAACGGCCCGCACGGTCGCGAAACTCGCCAAGGACGGTCAGCAGCCGAAACGCACGATCCGGTTCTGCCTGTTTACCGGCGAGGAGCAGGGGCTGTACGGCTCGAAGAAGTACGTCGAGAAGCACAAGGAAGACATGCCGAAGCACTCGGTGGCGCTGGTTCACGACACTGGCACCGGTAAGGTGCTCGGGTTCGGCACGCAGGGGCGCAAGAACATCATCCCGATCCTGGAACCGCAACTCGAATCGCTGAAGGCGATTGACGGCTGGAAGGGACTGGATACCGCCGGCATGGGCGGCACTGACCACCTGCCGTTCGAGAGCGCCGGCGTACCGGGGTTCGCGTGCAAGCAGGACATGGACGAGTACCGGTTCACGCACCACACGCAGTCGGATACGTTCGACAAGGCGAAAGAGCCGAACTTGCTCCAAGGCGCTCAGGTGATGGCCGTGACCGCGGTCCGCGTCGCGAACCTGCCGGAACTGCTCCCGCGTAAGTAA
- a CDS encoding prenyltransferase/squalene oxidase repeat-containing protein, translated as MTALIASLAITIAAPVPPDKGRDAELEKKVAPARAKAIKYLKDSQQPNGSWEGEVLKSLADIDGGATALAVLGLLEAGVPAKDPAVAKAVEYLLALKPSRTYVVSLRTQALARVDATKYAQELQAGADWLLGKAITRRGKLVGWSYPGGEIADNSNTHFAVMALHAAAQSGAKVDADIWLKVRDLYTDTQHKGGGWMYCTTGGDAPSHSMTLVALLSLAVAVKYDEKAAGPGPAFEKGMAAFLGEKVGKFGDGQSSACFWMTAAELGHTLGSTEFKSGQHARAWYREGAEKILKEQQADGSWKPGAAVIDKNYPVVTTACGLYLLGRPLK; from the coding sequence ATGACGGCACTCATCGCTTCACTCGCGATCACGATTGCGGCCCCGGTTCCTCCGGACAAGGGGCGGGATGCGGAACTCGAGAAGAAGGTCGCTCCCGCTCGCGCAAAAGCCATCAAATATTTAAAAGACTCGCAGCAACCCAACGGCAGTTGGGAGGGCGAGGTACTCAAGTCGCTCGCCGATATCGACGGCGGTGCCACCGCTCTCGCCGTGCTGGGCCTCCTCGAAGCCGGCGTCCCAGCAAAAGACCCGGCAGTAGCTAAGGCGGTCGAATACCTGCTCGCGCTCAAACCGAGCCGGACTTACGTTGTGAGCCTGCGTACCCAAGCTCTCGCCCGGGTCGACGCAACGAAATACGCGCAGGAACTCCAGGCGGGCGCCGACTGGTTGCTCGGGAAAGCGATCACGCGGCGGGGCAAACTGGTCGGTTGGAGCTACCCGGGTGGCGAGATCGCGGACAACTCCAACACGCACTTCGCGGTAATGGCCCTCCACGCCGCAGCGCAATCCGGAGCGAAGGTCGATGCAGACATCTGGCTCAAGGTCCGCGATTTGTACACGGACACGCAGCACAAAGGCGGCGGTTGGATGTACTGCACCACTGGTGGCGACGCCCCGAGCCACAGTATGACGCTGGTGGCGCTGCTCAGTTTGGCGGTGGCGGTGAAGTACGACGAGAAGGCCGCCGGCCCCGGCCCGGCGTTCGAGAAGGGCATGGCCGCATTTCTCGGTGAAAAGGTGGGCAAGTTCGGCGACGGACAGAGTTCCGCCTGCTTCTGGATGACCGCTGCCGAACTCGGCCACACGCTCGGTTCAACCGAGTTCAAATCGGGCCAGCACGCGAGGGCGTGGTACCGCGAGGGGGCCGAGAAGATACTGAAGGAACAACAAGCGGACGGGTCGTGGAAGCCGGGCGCGGCAGTCATCGACAAGAACTACCCCGTCGTCACTACCGCGTGCGGGCTGTACCTCCTCGGTCGGCCGCTCAAGTAG
- the cysC gene encoding adenylyl-sulfate kinase gives MSNIFFHGGTVTREERSKLLRQTGATLWFTGLSGSGKSTLAMALEQVLIQRGHAAYTLDGDNVRLGLNAGPKVLAETRGYGEEQSQRFGLGFSAADREENVRRIGEVAKLFADAGLFALTSFISPYRKDRDAARKAHEQNKTGPIPFIEVYVNTPIEVCEQRDPKGLYKQARAAVGAGKTVGFTGIDDPYEPPVKPELVFDAAAQPVEQGVALVLRYLEERGLAKA, from the coding sequence ATGTCCAACATTTTCTTCCACGGCGGCACGGTCACCCGCGAGGAGCGGTCCAAGCTCCTGCGACAGACCGGCGCGACGTTGTGGTTCACGGGGTTGTCGGGTTCTGGTAAGTCCACGCTGGCGATGGCGCTAGAGCAGGTGCTCATTCAACGCGGACACGCGGCGTACACCCTGGACGGCGACAACGTCCGGCTCGGGTTGAACGCCGGGCCGAAAGTTTTGGCCGAAACACGCGGGTACGGCGAAGAACAATCGCAGCGATTCGGTTTGGGATTCTCGGCTGCGGACCGCGAGGAAAACGTTCGCCGCATCGGGGAAGTCGCGAAACTGTTCGCGGACGCAGGGCTGTTCGCGCTCACGAGCTTCATTAGCCCGTACCGCAAAGACCGCGACGCAGCTCGCAAAGCCCACGAGCAGAACAAGACTGGGCCGATTCCGTTCATCGAGGTATACGTGAACACCCCGATCGAGGTTTGCGAACAGCGCGACCCGAAGGGGCTGTACAAGCAGGCCCGGGCCGCGGTCGGGGCCGGTAAAACTGTAGGGTTCACGGGCATCGACGATCCTTACGAACCGCCGGTGAAGCCGGAACTCGTATTCGACGCGGCCGCGCAACCGGTAGAACAGGGCGTCGCGCTCGTGTTGAGGTACTTGGAAGAGAGGGGGCTGGCGAAGGCGTAA
- a CDS encoding alpha/beta hydrolase — translation MPATKPNRTAEHPTEGFRSAVLAPATDRPVRVYLPTDYQPKYAYPLVVLFHAEGECEEHSVRLVPQLSRRNYIVLCLRGPVNLGCRADGRPAFGWGEGQPDRGTKAALAYATSQFSVHPDRVFLMGIGEGATAAYRLGLSMGTCAAGVVALNGRLPKGRVRANQLRVLIGHGSANPVVPVTEARRAATQLTRAGSDVSMNRYATAHRVHPDMLGDANRWIMEQITGKSLAHGH, via the coding sequence ATGCCGGCTACCAAACCAAACCGCACCGCCGAGCACCCGACCGAAGGGTTCCGCTCGGCCGTTCTGGCGCCGGCGACGGATCGCCCGGTCCGCGTGTATTTACCGACCGACTACCAGCCGAAGTACGCATACCCCCTCGTGGTGTTGTTCCACGCCGAAGGTGAGTGCGAAGAGCACTCGGTTCGGTTGGTCCCTCAACTCAGTCGGCGCAATTACATCGTGTTGTGTCTCCGCGGACCGGTCAATCTCGGTTGCCGCGCGGACGGACGCCCGGCGTTCGGTTGGGGGGAGGGGCAGCCGGACCGGGGAACGAAGGCCGCACTCGCTTACGCGACGAGCCAGTTCAGCGTTCACCCCGACCGCGTGTTCCTCATGGGGATCGGCGAAGGCGCCACCGCCGCGTACCGGCTGGGCTTATCAATGGGCACCTGTGCGGCCGGTGTTGTCGCACTAAACGGCCGGCTGCCGAAGGGCCGCGTGCGCGCGAACCAGCTCCGCGTCCTGATTGGCCACGGCAGCGCGAACCCGGTTGTGCCGGTTACAGAAGCCCGGCGCGCGGCGACTCAACTCACGCGAGCGGGATCGGACGTGAGTATGAACCGCTACGCGACCGCGCACCGCGTTCACCCTGACATGCTCGGCGACGCGAACCGCTGGATCATGGAACAAATTACCGGTAAGTCGCTGGCTCACGGTCACTAA
- a CDS encoding class I SAM-dependent methyltransferase codes for MHGTERRLSEQLFHDRQAAERAEAFRAGRADLRFDTDSYLDHETWVRPAFEALGPLRGKHALDYGCGHGMAAVAMARAGATVTAFDLSPGYVNEARARAVANGVRIECVAADGEDLPFPDASFDAVWGNAILHHLDMAKAGTELRRVLKPGGIAVFCEPWGGNPLLGFARGSLPYPGKDRTPDEHPLTHRDLQPLRDIFPSVEVRGFQLLGMVRRVWRNRHALGLLDTADTHLLRALPALGNWCRYAVILLRNAQ; via the coding sequence ATGCACGGCACGGAGCGCCGACTCAGCGAACAACTGTTTCACGACCGGCAGGCCGCGGAGCGCGCTGAGGCGTTCCGCGCGGGCCGGGCCGACCTCCGGTTCGATACGGATTCCTACCTCGATCACGAAACCTGGGTGCGGCCCGCGTTCGAGGCGCTCGGCCCGCTGCGTGGGAAGCACGCGCTCGACTACGGGTGCGGGCACGGTATGGCCGCCGTTGCGATGGCCCGCGCCGGCGCGACAGTGACCGCGTTTGACCTGTCGCCTGGGTATGTGAACGAGGCCCGCGCCCGGGCCGTTGCGAACGGTGTGCGTATCGAGTGTGTCGCAGCCGACGGCGAAGACTTGCCGTTCCCGGACGCCTCGTTCGACGCGGTTTGGGGTAACGCGATCCTGCACCACCTCGACATGGCTAAAGCCGGAACGGAACTGCGCCGCGTTCTCAAACCGGGCGGAATCGCCGTGTTTTGCGAACCGTGGGGCGGGAACCCGCTCTTGGGCTTCGCACGCGGATCGCTCCCGTACCCCGGCAAGGACCGCACGCCGGACGAACACCCGCTCACGCACCGCGACCTGCAACCACTCCGCGACATCTTCCCGTCGGTCGAGGTCCGCGGGTTTCAGCTACTCGGGATGGTGCGGCGGGTGTGGCGCAATCGTCACGCGCTGGGGCTCCTCGACACGGCCGATACACACTTACTCCGCGCTTTACCCGCTTTGGGGAACTGGTGCCGCTATGCGGTCATCCTCTTACGGAACGCTCAATAG